A region from the Streptomyces lydicus genome encodes:
- the pheA gene encoding prephenate dehydratase, with translation MSASRYTYLGPEGTFTEAALRTLPEAATRELVPMVSVPAALDAVRDGEAAAALVPIENSVEGGVTTTLDELAAGRPLMIYREVLLPIAFALLVRPGTALTDVKTVTGHPVAQPQVRKWLAAQLPEAVWESAASNADGARLVQEGRYDGAFAGEFAAATYGLEPLVTDIHDAQNAATRFVLVGRPARPAAPTGSDKTSVVLWLAEDHPGALLELLQEYAVRGVSMMRIESRPTGEGIGRYCFSVDCEGHLTDRRVSEVLMGLKRVCREVRFLGSYPRADEAPPSVRRQMTDAAFTEASDWLTRCMDGRG, from the coding sequence ATGTCGGCCAGCCGCTATACCTACCTCGGCCCCGAGGGCACGTTCACGGAGGCCGCGCTGCGCACGCTTCCCGAGGCGGCGACCCGCGAGCTGGTGCCGATGGTGTCGGTGCCGGCCGCCCTGGACGCGGTGCGCGACGGTGAGGCCGCCGCGGCGCTGGTGCCGATCGAGAACTCCGTCGAGGGCGGGGTGACCACCACGCTCGACGAACTGGCCGCAGGCCGGCCGCTGATGATCTACCGCGAGGTGCTGCTGCCGATCGCCTTCGCGCTGCTCGTCCGCCCCGGTACTGCGCTCACCGATGTGAAGACGGTGACCGGGCACCCGGTCGCCCAGCCGCAGGTGCGCAAGTGGCTGGCGGCCCAACTCCCGGAGGCCGTATGGGAGTCGGCGGCCTCGAATGCCGACGGTGCACGGCTGGTGCAGGAGGGCCGCTACGACGGTGCCTTCGCGGGCGAGTTCGCCGCGGCGACCTACGGCCTGGAGCCGCTGGTCACCGACATCCATGACGCACAGAACGCGGCCACCCGCTTCGTGCTGGTGGGCCGCCCGGCCCGGCCCGCGGCGCCCACCGGCAGCGACAAGACCTCGGTCGTGCTGTGGCTGGCCGAGGACCACCCCGGTGCGCTGCTCGAACTGCTGCAGGAATACGCCGTGCGCGGGGTGAGCATGATGCGGATCGAGTCCCGGCCGACCGGGGAGGGCATCGGCCGCTACTGCTTCTCCGTGGACTGCGAGGGGCACCTCACCGACCGCCGGGTCAGCGAGGTGCTGATGGGCCTCAAGCGGGTCTGCCGCGAGGTGCGGTTCCTCGGCTCCTATCCGCGGGCGGACGAGGCGCCGCCGAGCGTGCGGCGGCAGATGACGGACGCGGCCTTCACCGAGGCATCGGACTGGCTGACGCGCTGCATGGACGGGCGGGGCTGA
- the efeB gene encoding iron uptake transporter deferrochelatase/peroxidase subunit: MSKQTSGKKAPGKVAPGKTASGKKTPGARSAGAPSAGADGAAGVPAPAAAPAPETRSSPSPAPSPSPELSRRRLLGTVGAAGAAGLVVGGAGGALGVAATQSGPQDGAAKAVTSIGSTEVPFRTARAGHQSGITTPLQATGHLIAFDLAPDADRKAAAALLRRWSRTAEELMAGRTPDADTGVALDAGPSSLTVTFGFGHSFFGRTGLTKRRPVQLDPLPDFSADALDTGRSNGDLWIQIGADDALVAFHALRALQKDAAGAARLRWQMNGFNRTPGATARPMTARNLMGQIDGTNNPKPSDKDFDERIFVGRDADQDWMHGGSYAVVRRIRMLLDDWEKRSRHEQERVIGRRKDNGAPLTGGSETTPMRLDANGPDGQPVIPANAHARIAAPESNQGAAMLRRPFSFHDGFREDGAPDAGLLFVCWQADPLRAFTQVQRKLDRGDALSRFLRHEASGLYAVPPAAAPGDYVGRPLLEG, from the coding sequence ATGAGCAAGCAGACGTCCGGCAAGAAGGCGCCCGGCAAGGTGGCGCCCGGGAAGACGGCATCCGGGAAGAAGACCCCGGGCGCCCGGTCCGCGGGTGCGCCGTCCGCCGGGGCGGACGGCGCAGCGGGCGTGCCCGCACCGGCCGCCGCCCCGGCGCCCGAAACCCGCAGCTCCCCCTCGCCCGCCCCCTCCCCCTCGCCGGAGCTCTCCCGCCGCCGGCTGCTCGGCACCGTCGGCGCGGCGGGCGCGGCCGGGCTGGTCGTCGGCGGGGCCGGCGGCGCCCTCGGGGTCGCCGCCACGCAGTCCGGCCCGCAGGACGGCGCCGCCAAGGCCGTGACCAGCATCGGATCGACCGAGGTGCCGTTCCGGACGGCGCGCGCCGGGCACCAGTCGGGGATCACCACCCCGCTGCAGGCCACCGGGCATCTGATCGCCTTCGACCTGGCACCGGACGCGGACCGCAAGGCCGCCGCCGCACTGCTGCGCCGCTGGTCGCGGACGGCCGAGGAGCTGATGGCCGGGCGGACCCCGGATGCCGACACGGGGGTCGCGCTCGACGCGGGCCCGTCGTCGCTGACCGTCACCTTCGGCTTCGGCCACAGCTTCTTCGGCCGTACCGGCCTGACGAAGCGGCGGCCCGTACAGCTCGATCCGCTGCCCGACTTCTCGGCCGATGCGCTGGACACCGGGCGCAGCAACGGAGACCTGTGGATACAGATCGGCGCCGATGACGCGCTGGTCGCCTTCCACGCGCTGCGCGCACTGCAGAAGGACGCGGCCGGAGCTGCGCGGCTGCGCTGGCAGATGAACGGCTTCAACCGCACCCCGGGCGCCACCGCGCGCCCGATGACCGCACGCAATCTGATGGGCCAGATCGACGGCACCAACAACCCCAAACCGTCGGACAAGGACTTCGACGAGCGGATCTTCGTGGGGCGGGACGCCGACCAGGACTGGATGCACGGCGGTTCGTACGCCGTCGTCCGCCGGATCCGGATGCTGCTGGACGACTGGGAGAAGCGCTCCCGGCACGAGCAGGAGCGGGTCATCGGGCGCCGCAAGGACAACGGCGCGCCGCTGACCGGCGGCTCGGAGACCACCCCGATGCGGCTGGACGCGAACGGCCCGGACGGTCAGCCCGTCATCCCGGCGAACGCGCACGCCCGGATCGCGGCGCCGGAGTCCAACCAGGGCGCGGCGATGCTGCGCCGCCCGTTCTCCTTCCACGACGGGTTCCGGGAGGACGGCGCCCCGGACGCCGGGCTGCTCTTCGTCTGCTGGCAGGCCGACCCGCTGCGCGCCTTCACCCAGGTCCAGCGGAAGCTGGACCGCGGGGACGCGCTGTCGCGGTTCCTGCGGCACGAGGCGAGCGGGCTGTACGCGGTGCCCCCGGCGGCCGCACCGGGCGACTACGTGGGCCGGCCGCTGCTGGAGGGCTGA